The DNA window GAATCGAAAACTTGGATGCGGTTATTGTTTGTGTCAGCAACATAGATGTTACCTAACGAGTCTACTGCTACACCTTGTGGACTGGTAAATTGCCCAATGCCAGAACCAGACGTTCCAAACTGGAAGAGAGGATTACCAGCTGAGCTGAAAACTTGGATGCGGTTATTGTTTGTGTCAGCAACAATAATTCTGTGTAAGCTGTCTACTGCTATTCCATCTGGATTATTAAATTGCCCAATGCCAGTACCAGCACTTCCGAACTTGAACAAAAAGGTTGGCACGCTTATTGCCCAAACATCTTGATGAGATGAAATTATGACTGTGACAAAAATTGCAAATATTACAAGAAAAAGAATTTTTTTCACCAACCCTCACCCATCGAACATACATGCAAGATCTATAAAAAATCGATCTTTATAGAATCTGTATTACCACAATTGGAAATTATAATTATTGAAAGATGTAGAGTTTTTCATTTCGAGTAGTTCCTTGTAAGGTGATCAAGTTGATATGAAATTACCGTGTTGTTTTGTAAACTAACTTTGGCAGTGAGTAACTTGGTATCATTGAGATTGATATTAAGAACTTGGTAAGTACCAAACTCTGTATACAGAGTTGAAAGCCCCATGAATTCGCAATAACTACTATCATCAATGAGTTTTTTTAGTGTTTGATTAGTCATGACTATTATTTCCGTTTGTTGTCTTTTTGAGAGTTCAAGATTATTTTGAAATTCCTTTAATTCTGTGCCACAAGATATTCCATGAGGTATTGTTGGATGCGTCTGTGACCACCAATTCGAGATAACAAAATATGCACTCATAGTTCCTGCTCCCACAATTAGGATTATTGCTACGACATTTTCTGCTTTCAAAAGTTAGTCTAATTTGTGGTTTTAAGTTTAAAAAATTGATGTAGATTTTCTATGTAGATTTCTTCTAGTTTGTCAAAAGACCAAAGGATCTATCTAGGAATACATGCAAGCAAATTTCCTGGCGGTGTTTGACACGTACCAGAAATCATATCACCGTGTGGTGATGTAAATGAACATAAATCTCCACTTGATTTTCCACTACAAGCAGTTATTGCTTCTTGTGGGGGAGTGTGACCTTGAGTTGGTCCATTTTGGTTTGGCACATTTTGGTTTGGTAAACCTTGACTGCCCTGACTATTTTGTCCAGTTTGTCCGTTACTTATCACCATATATTCTGCTGGCTTGCCTCGAAAACAACTTGCAGAATACGGAAAATCATATGTCATGACATAATGATATGTTGTAGTAGCTGCACCATTTTCTATAATTTCACTTGTAATGCCGTGGCACTCATCCAAATCATCTGTTTTCAAATACTTGTTAGCTGCCACCTGTGGGCCTGTAATTGGAAAACCATCAAGGGCATAACCAAGAACTGTTTTTTCATTGATATCCTTAAAACAAGAACTCAATCCATGATAATGATACTCTCCACTATTTTGTGGATGTCCGCTGCAAGAATCTTGTGCTTCGTGCGCTTGTGCATCACGCAATTCTGCATCAAAACCATCAAAGAGCGGAACACCTGATAGCATGATGCCAACTTCGCCTCTAATGCAGTAAGGAGTTTCTGAATATACTGGATTGACAGGAATGTTATCATCATATGACTGGATAGAAATCGAGTTTGGGTTCATATCATATTTACTAACAGGATCACTAGAAGATATTGGAAATGTACCAGTCGTGTGACTAATTGGCAAGTCGTTGCCAGATAATGTTCTAGTATTACCTGAAACAACATTTGTAAACATTGCATTTGGCCAAGAAACTGATCCGCTCACTGAAAGTTTCTCTAAAAAGTTCCATGTATTCCCGTGAATCCACGGTCCACTTGACTGAGCTCCCTGACCCATTGGAGGCACGTTACAGAGGTAAATGTATCCCTTCTTTGGTCCTGAAGTGACATATTTTCCGTCACCAAGTGGAATATTTCCATCTGCATATGTATTGTCTGAAATAGCAAGAAGGTCGCTGTCTGTCAATACTTGATTGTCATTTGCCATCTTGTTTGTAACAGATTCTGAGTTATTGGAATTCGATTGTGGTATTTTTAAATCTCTGCTCTGTATCAAATATTGAATTCCTTTTACAAACTCATCATTTGATAGATGTCCCGCTGCCCATAATCCAGCATTATTTTTTGTTATAGTTTGAGAAGTTCCAGTTACAGATTGTCCTTGTGTTGGTATCTGTACGATTCCTTTTTGCATGAGATACTGCATACCGTTGATATAGTCATCATCACTAATTTGTCCTTGCGACCACCACTTGGCATTGTTTTTTATCCATGATGGAAAACTGTAACTTTCTTGCCCGCTTACTTGTAAATCAAATATGAAAACACTAGAAGCGATAGCAATTGCAATCATTAGTATAATCATTACCTTCAATTATCAGAATTCATTTTATTCAAGTAATTAACTTTTAATACAAGTTCTAGTTCTCACAGGTCTGAATACACTGAAGATTTGGGTCCTGTAAGACTCGTTATCTTTATCATTACGAAAGTTATGGTTTGAAGAACAAGAATACTAGCAATGATGGATGTCAAGTTTGAAAGTACTTTAGTTTGTACTAACTTTTGTAACTGATCGTTGAACAGAATTTTTGCAGCTAGGAAAAACAAAGTTAAAGATTTCATTAAAAAACAAGATATTTCCAAAAATGGAATTCTAGTTAGAGAAAATGAGCATATTTAATAATTAGAAAAAGGTTTACTTTGCAATGCGTCGGGTTGGGAGTATAACATTATTATCTTCTATTGCAATATTTGCAGGTGTTTTACTTTCAGCAAGTCCTCTTGCAACTGGAAACGCTTTTGCAGATGACAGAGATGCACATGGAACACATCATCCAACTACACTTGCTTCATTTTGTGCCACGATTGACGATAGGAACAGCTTTGAAGCACTTGTCTGTACTGCCATTTCTAATTTGGAGACTGAAATACATAACATATCATTAACTCCTGGTCCACAGGGTCCAATCGGTCCAGCAGGTCCAACTGGTGCAACAGGTACAACCGGTGCAATAGGTCCTCAAGGTCCCGCAGGTCCACAGGGTCCAGCAGGTCCAAGTGCTAGCACATATTGTCCGCCTCTAAGTGCACTAAGTACGGATCCAACTAAACTTTCATTTTCGAATCTTGCAGGTTGTGATTACCACGGTGCTAACCTACAATCTATGGACTTTACTGGTGCCAACCTAGCCGGTGCAAACTTACAAGGTGCACAGTTACAGGGTTCAAGCTTCCGAGGCGCAAACCTCGTTGGTGCAAACATCAGCGGTGTATTGATACACGGTGCAAGTTTCACAGATGCAAACCTCAGTTATGCAAACCTCAGTGGAATATTTACTGATAATGCAGACCTCAGTGGTGTAAACCTCAGTGGTGCAAATCTTACTGGTGTTACTGACAATCCTTTCTCACCTATCACAGTTACACATGCAAATCCGCCATGTTTTGGAAGTGTCCTTTGCAGTGATATACCCTTATCATAAACAAACCACTTTCTTTTTTTCTAGATTGAATCATCTATCAAGATGAAACCAGTATTCCTACAGATCGTAATTCATTTGTAACAGTTTTAATAAATTCCAAGATTTGCGGAGCATTATCTATGCATAATTTAATAGATGTAGTTAAGATATTAGAGTTTGATTTTAGTGCATTAACTATATTTGTAAATTTTGAATTTCTGGTAACTGAGGGAATTTTGTCAAGCTGGCGTTGAATTTTTTCTAGAGCTGTAGAAATTTGTCGTCTAAATGCAATAATACCTTCTTCTGTAATTAAATAGCCTGTTGTTCCAGTTGCATTATCAATATCAACACTCTGTATGTATTTTCCTTTAACTAACATTTCAGTAGTTTTTGAAAAATCATCATCAGAGGTCATCGAATCAAATGATGCCTGACAGAGATTTCTTAGCAAATCTTTTCTTAATACAGGTTTATTTTCATTA is part of the Nitrosopumilaceae archaeon genome and encodes:
- a CDS encoding pentapeptide repeat-containing protein, whose translation is MRRVGSITLLSSIAIFAGVLLSASPLATGNAFADDRDAHGTHHPTTLASFCATIDDRNSFEALVCTAISNLETEIHNISLTPGPQGPIGPAGPTGATGTTGAIGPQGPAGPQGPAGPSASTYCPPLSALSTDPTKLSFSNLAGCDYHGANLQSMDFTGANLAGANLQGAQLQGSSFRGANLVGANISGVLIHGASFTDANLSYANLSGIFTDNADLSGVNLSGANLTGVTDNPFSPITVTHANPPCFGSVLCSDIPLS
- a CDS encoding 6-bladed beta-propeller — translated: MKKILFLVIFAIFVTVIISSHQDVWAISVPTFLFKFGSAGTGIGQFNNPDGIAVDSLHRIIVADTNNNRIQVFSSAGNPLFQFGTSGSGIGQFTSPQGVAVDSLGNIYVADTNNNRIQVFDS
- a CDS encoding YHYH protein produces the protein MIILMIAIAIASSVFIFDLQVSGQESYSFPSWIKNNAKWWSQGQISDDDYINGMQYLMQKGIVQIPTQGQSVTGTSQTITKNNAGLWAAGHLSNDEFVKGIQYLIQSRDLKIPQSNSNNSESVTNKMANDNQVLTDSDLLAISDNTYADGNIPLGDGKYVTSGPKKGYIYLCNVPPMGQGAQSSGPWIHGNTWNFLEKLSVSGSVSWPNAMFTNVVSGNTRTLSGNDLPISHTTGTFPISSSDPVSKYDMNPNSISIQSYDDNIPVNPVYSETPYCIRGEVGIMLSGVPLFDGFDAELRDAQAHEAQDSCSGHPQNSGEYHYHGLSSCFKDINEKTVLGYALDGFPITGPQVAANKYLKTDDLDECHGITSEIIENGAATTTYHYVMTYDFPYSASCFRGKPAEYMVISNGQTGQNSQGSQGLPNQNVPNQNGPTQGHTPPQEAITACSGKSSGDLCSFTSPHGDMISGTCQTPPGNLLACIPR